A stretch of Tenrec ecaudatus isolate mTenEca1 chromosome 2, mTenEca1.hap1, whole genome shotgun sequence DNA encodes these proteins:
- the PKD2L2 gene encoding polycystin-2-like protein 2 yields the protein MPEASRWQQGGTPKPKLKYRRDAEIRTTLQELLVYFIFLINLCILTFGMVNPHMYYLNKVMSSLFLDTSVPGDERTSFKSIRSITDFWKFMEGPLLEGLYWDSWYNNQQLYNLKNTSRIYYENILLGVPRIRQLKVRNNTCKVYSPFQSLMNECYDKYTSDNEDLDDFGLKRDTEWKYATSKSNSPWHWGFVGVYGNGGYIFTLPKSKFETKDKFIDLRLHSWITRATRVIFIDFSLYNANVNLFCIIRLVAEFPATGGILTSWQFYSVKLLRYVSYYDYFIASCEITFCMFLIVFTTQEIKKIREYKSAYFKSIWNWIELLLLVLCFVAISFNIYCNIQISLSLGQLLENMKIYADFYYLAYWHIYYNNIIAVTIFFAWIKIFKFISFNKTMSQLSSTLSRCIKDIVGFAIMFFIIFFAYAQLGYLVFGSQVEDFSTFQNAIFAQFRIVLGDFNFAGIQQANRILGPIYFITFIFFVFFVLLNMFLAIINDTYSEVKADYSIGRRPDFELGKMIKKSYINVLEKLKLKKEEKDEEKMERSDDWADQARRGGFDEDEIRSAEQMKKWKERLEEKYYSTEIEDDYQPVTQQEFRELFLYAVELEKELHYVSLKLNRVMRKLSALQN from the exons TGACTTTTGGGATGGTAAATCCACATATGTATTATTTGAACAAAGTTATGTCATCTCTTTTTTTGGACACTTCTGTGCCTGGTGATGAAAGAACCAGCTTTAAGTCTATTCGCAGCATAACTGATTTTTGGAAG TTTATGGAAGGCCCCCTTTTGGAAGGTCTGTACTGGGATTCGTGGTATAATAACCAACAGCTGTATAACTTAAAGAACACCAGTCGCATCTACTATGAGAACATACTTCTCGGCGTTCCAAGGATCCGTCAACTAAAGGTTCGCAACAACACATGCAAGGTCTATTCACCTTTTCAGTCTTTGATGAATGAGTGTTATGACAAATATACTTCTGACAATGAAGACTTGGATGATTTTGGTCTTAAACGTGATACAGA ATGGAAGTACGCCACTTCTAAGTCTAACTCCCCTTGGCACTGGGGATTCGTTGGTGTGTATGGAAATGGGGGATATATTTTCACTTTACCAAAATCAAAATTTGAAACCAAAGACAAGTTCATTGACCTTCGACTACACAGCTGGATCACAAGAGCAACAAGagttatttttattgatttttcatTATACAATGCTAATGTAAATTTGTTTTGCATCATCAG ATTGGTGGCAGAATTCCCTGCAACTGGAGGAATACTTACTTcctggcaattctactctgtgaaGCTCCTCAGATATGTTAGCTACTATGATTATTTTATTGCTTCCTGTGAAATCACATTTTGCATGTTTCTTATTGTCTtcacaacacaagaaataaaaaaaataagagaATATAAGTCTGCCTATTTCAAAAGTATTTGGAACTGGATAGAATTGCTACTTTTGGTG TTATGCTTTGTGGCCATTTCCTTCAACATATACTGTAATATACAAATTTCTCTCTCACTTGGACAGCTTTTGGAGAACATGAAAATATATGCAGATTTCTATTATCTTGCATACTGGCACATTTACTACAATAATATCATTGCAGTTACTATCTTCTTTGCCTGGATAAag aTATTCAAATTTATAAGCTTTAACAAGACAATGTCTCAACTATCATCAACCCTGTCCCGCTGTATCAAAGACATCGTAGGATTTGCCATCATGTTTTTTATAATATTCTTTGCTTACGCCCAGTTAGGATATCTTGTTTTTGGATCACAGGTTGAGGACTTTTccacttttcaaaatgccat ATTTGCACAATTTCGAATTGTTCTTGGAGATTTTAATTTTGCTGGTATTCAGCAAGCCAATCGGATCTTGGGACCTATTTACTtcatcactttcatcttttttgtgTTCTTTGTCCTGTTG AACATGTTCTTGGCAATAATTAATGATACATATTCAGAAGTGAAGGCTGATTATTCAATAGGCAGAAGGCCAGATTTTGAGcttggtaaaatgattaaaaag AGCTACATAAACGTTCTTGAGAAACTCAaactaaagaaagaagaaaaggatgaAGAAAAAAT GGAAAGAAGTGATGACTGGGCCGACCAAGCTAGAAGAGGAGGCTTTGATGAAGAT GAAATTCGAAGTGCGGAGCAGATGAAAAAATGGAAAGAGAGGCTTGAGGAAAAGTATTACTCAACAGAAATTGAAGATGACTACCAGCCTGTCACTCAACAAGAATTCCGAGA ACTCTTTTTATATGCTGTGGAACTGGAGAAGGAATTACACTATGTCAGTTTAAAACTCAACCGAGTAATGAGAAAGCTTTCAGCTCTTCAAAATTGA